Proteins found in one Phalacrocorax carbo chromosome 14, bPhaCar2.1, whole genome shotgun sequence genomic segment:
- the MTG2 gene encoding mitochondrial ribosome-associated GTPase 2 encodes MLPPCWAALLGRRAPWRPALLLLSPVLPPAGGRQPTFSTTCARCSKNRRLRQKRVISERKLTRYFVDHRTVRVVGGRGGGGGHSFYSEPRKIFGGPDGGNGGDGGHVILKADQQMKSLSSVLPFYQGFHGEKGGSKNCYGANGAYVYVKVPVGTLVKEDGKVLADLTRHGEEYIAAYGGAGGKGNRFFLSNENRAPTLFTPGEPGQERVLHLELKTTAHAGLVGFPNAGKSSLLRAISNAKPAVAAYPFTTLNPHVGIVHYQNYEQVAVADIPGLIKGAHQNRGLGMAFLRHIERCRFLLYVVDLSVSQPWTQLQDLKYELEQYKKGLSERPCVVIGNKIDLAQSRINLPLLKEQVDERVIALSALTGDNLEELLLHLRELYDAYVKTEQSQGQSPVKW; translated from the exons ATGCTGCCGCCTTGCTGGGCCGCCTTGCTGGGCCGCCGGGCCCCGTGGAGGCcggccctcctcctcctcagcccgGTGCTGCCGCCGGCGGGGGGCCGGCAGCCGACTTTCTCCACAACCTGCGCGAGATGCTCAAAGAACAGGCGGCTGAGGCAAAAAAGAGTCATTTCGGAGAGAAAACTG ACACGCTATTTCGTGGATCACCGGACAGTGCGTGTGGTTggaggacgaggaggaggaggaggtcaTTCTTTTTATAGTGaacccagaaaaatatttggaggtCCTGATGGCGGAAACGGAGGTGATGGGGGTCATGTCATTTTGAAAG CTGACCAGCAAATGAAATCACTGTCCTCAGTCCTCCCCTTCTATCAGGGTTTTCatggagagaaaggaggaagcaaAAACTGTTACGGAGCTAACGGTGCATATGTGTATGTTAAA GTCCCTGTAGGTACATTGGTTAAGGAGGATGGGAAAGTTCTTGCTGACCTCACTCGACATGGTGAAGAGTATATTGCAGCTtatggaggagctggagggaaAGGTAAtcgtttttttctttccaatgaaAACCGAGCTCCAACATTATTTACACCAGGAGAGCCAGGTCAGGAAAGGGTACTCCATCTGGAACTCAAGACAACAGCTCATGCAGGATTG GTGGGCTTTCCCAATGCTGGCAAATCATCGCTTTTGAGAGCCATCTCCAATGCAAAGCCAGCAGTGGCTGCCTACCCATTCACAACCCTAAATCCCCATGTCGGCATTGTCCACTATCAAAACTATGAACAAGTAGCAG TTGCTGACATTCCTGGACTAATAAAAGGTGCTCATCAAAACAGGGGCCTCGGGATGGCCTTCCTAAGGCATATTGAACGCTGCCGCTTTCTCTTATATGTGGTGGATCTCTCTGTGTCTCAGCCATGGACTCAGCTGCAAGACTTAAAATATGAACTGGAACAATATAAAAAAGGATTGTCTGAGAGGCCTTGTGTTGTCATTGGGAACAAGATAGATCTTGCTCAGTCCAGGATCAATCTGCCACTCCTTAAAGAACAGGTAGATGAGCGGGTCATTGCATTGTCTGCACTGACAGGAGACAACCTAGAGGAACTGTTGTTGCATTTGAGAGAACTCTATGATGCTTATGTGAAGACGGAACAATCACAAGGGCAAAGCCCGGTCAAGTGGTAG